AGTTCGGGAAGATGTCCGTCGGACGGACCTTGACCAGCAACTGTGCGCCCGGAATGCCGACGATGCGTGGATCGTCCTGCGAGACGCTGGCCGTTCCGTTGACCCGCAGACGCTGCGGCTTCTCGCCCATGGCGATGAACAGCAGGCCCACATGGGGGTTGGCTGCGATATTGCCGAGGCTCTTGAACATCCCGTTGCCGTCATAGTCCGGGAAGATCAGCTCGTCGGCGGCAGCCACCTGGACGAACCCGACGGGCCCGCCCTTGAAGGAGCAGTCGGGCCGGCCTTCCACGTCGGCCGTGGCCAGGAAGAAGAAGCTTTGCGCCGCGATGAAGGCGCCGTCAGCCTCGTTGAAAACCTTCCGGCGCAAGGTCTCTTCCAGCCGGTCGGCCAGGGCCCTGCTGCCGAAGGCGTCTTGCAGATCGCGATTGCCTTGATGGTACATATGACCCTCCCGTCACCGGCGCAGCGCCATCCTACGCCCGTTGGCCGGTGCGGCGAACGCCTGTAACAATCCCACCGCTTTCGTGACGGGGGTCGCCCATGGAGCTTGATGCAGTCGGCGGCGCGGCCACGGGCGGCCTGATCGGCGCGGCCATCGAGAAGCCGACCGGCCAGGCCGGGGAACACTCCAGGACCTGCACCGACTGCGGCGCCGAGGTGTCCGGACGCTTCTGCCAGAACTGCGGACAGCCGACGCACGTCCACCGCACCCTGCTGCACCTGGGCGAAGAGCTGCTGCACGGGGTGATGCACTTCGACAGCCACATCTGGCGGACCCTGCCGCTGTTGGTCCTCAACCCCGGCAAGCTGACCCGCGAGTGGGTGCACGGGAAGCGGACGCGCTACGTCTCGCCGCTGGCCATGTTCCTGTTCACTGTTTTCGTCATGTTCATGCTGCTGAGCTTCATGCCGACCCCGGGGCAGGAGCCGGATAAGACGACCGGGGCGGCGGCGAGTTCCGGCACACGGCTCTTCAACGCCGCGAACGCCGTGAACCAGGCCGAAACCGCACTGAACGACGCCCCTAAAGGAACCGACGCGGCCTCCGTCGCGCGGCGTGCGGCGCTGCAAGAACGAGTCGACGGCGCGCGCGCGGCCTTGGAAGAAGCCAACAAGGCGATGGAGGACAACCCCACCCCGCCCGACGTGGCGGCCCTGAGCGCCGACTGGGCCAAGGAGGTGCGCGCCAAGGCCGAGAGCGGCGAATGGAAAGCCAATACGGGCAACAAGGCGCTGGACGACAAGCTCAACAAAAAGCTCAAGAATCCGGAGCTGGCGCTCTACAAGATCCAGCAGACTTTCTACAAATTTTCCTTCCTGCTCGTGCCGATCTCCCTGCCCTTTGTGGCGGCGCTGTTCCTGTGGAAGCGGGGCTTCACCTTCTACGACCACGGGGTCTTCGTGCTCTATTCGCTGACCTTCATGGCGATGCTGATCATGGTCGCCGCGGCGATCGTCCGCTGGGGCGGCTCAGTGGGCGGGACAGCGGCGGCGGTCGGCCTGTGGTTCATTATCCCGGCGCACATGTTCGCCCAGCTCAAGGGCGCCTACAGCCTGGGGGTGTTCTCGACGGTCTGGCGGACCTTCGTCTTGCTGAATTTCTGCCTCATGACGCTGCTGCTGTTCCTGTTCACGGTGATCATGCTGGGCTTGACCGGCTAATGGCGGCGCGTTGGGGTTTTGGCGCCACAGGGGGTCAGGATGGTCCCCGGTCGTAGGATGGGCGGTCGCAACACTCGCTGCGGCAACGCTTCCGGGGCGTAATCGAGCGAAAAATAATCCCGCCTGGGACGATTTACCCGCCGGCGCCCGGGACGCAATCGCGCTGGACAGTCCCCGGCGCAGCAGGATTACCTCCCCCCATAACACCCCTGCCGTGCATCCGCGGCGATGCGCCGAGACCGGGGTGAAAACGGGAGAAGACGAACATGGCGTACAATCGCAGTGCGCGGCGGCTCAGGCGAGCCTGCTCGCGATCATCATGGCCATGCCGGCGACAGCCGCGATGGCCCAGACCGACGTCGAAGAGCTGATCGTCACCGCGCGGAAGCGCGACGAGGCCCTGATCGACGTGCCGTTCTCGATCAATGCGCTCAGCGAAGCCAAGATGCGCGAGCGCGGCGCGACCAATATCGAGGAACTGTCGCGCAACATCGCCGGCTTCACGGTGCAGAACCTGGGGCCTGGCCAGAGCCAGGTGGCCATTCGCGGGATCTCCGCCGGCCAGATCGTCCGCGACCAGCCGGGCGTCAAGGAACAGGTCGGGGTCTATCTCGACGAGTCGGTGATATCGCTATCGCTGTTCACCCCGGACATCGATCTGTTCGACCTCAACCGGGTCGAGGTGCTGCGGGGGCCCCAGGGCACGCTCTACGGCTCGGGCTCCTTGTCGGGCACGGTGCGCTACATCACCAACCAGCCCAACACCGCCGAGATGGAAGGCGCGGCGGAAGCGACCGTCAATAGCGTCAGGCATGGTGAGGTCGGCGGCGAACTGAAGGGCATGATCAATATCCCGCTGACCGAACAGGCGGCCCTGCGCATCGTCGGCTTCGCCACGGATTTCCCCGGCTTCATCGACGCGGTGCAACCCGGCGGGGCGACCAATGAGGACGTGAACGGCGGCAGCCGCCTGGGCTTCCGGGCCTCACTGTTGTTCCAGCCGACCGAGAACCTCACCATCACGCCGCGGATCATCTACCAGACCATCGATGTCGATGGCTTCAACCGGGTCGACGTCTACAACTACCTCGGCAACCAATACACCACGACCCGCCCGCGGGTGACCTTGGGCGATCTGGAGCAGTTCACCCAGCTCCAGGAGAAGTTCAAGGACGAGTTCCGGCTTGGCGACGTCACCGTCCGGTACGATTTCGGCGACGTGGCCCTCACCTCGATCTCCACCTTCCAGGACCGCGACGTTCTGGTGGTGCGCGACGCTACAGCGCTGACCGGCTCGATCACCGGCGGCTCGATCGGTCTGCCGGAAGCGGTCTTCACTCTCGACGCGCCGCTCTATGACGAAACCAATGTGAAGTCGTTCACCCAGGAACTGCGCCTGGCCTCGGACGGCGATGGCCCGCTCCAGTGGGTGGTCGGCGGCTTCTATTCCAATGTCGATCGCGACTACTCCCAAATCCTGGATGTGGCCGGCTTCGAGGCGGCGACCGGGATTCCGACCGCGGGCGCGCGCGCACCGAAGGACGCGCTCTACTATTCGACCGTACCCTACAAGCAGAAGCAGTACGCGGTGTTCGGCGAAGCTACCTGGACGGTGAACGAGCGCTTGGACGTCACCGCCGGCGTCCGCTACGCCAGCTATGAGGAAAACCGCATCCTCACCTTCGACGGCATCTTCGCCGACACCACCATCGGCGTGCCGGGCGCCACCGAGGCTGACGACTTCGCCCCGCGGGTCATCGTCGCCTACAAGGCCACCGACGACATCACCTTCAACGCCCAGGCGTCGAAGGGCTTCCGGCTGGGCGGCATCAACGATCCGCTGAACCGTCCCCTCTGCAGCGCCGCCGATTTCGCCACCTTCAACGCGCTCTCCAAGCCCAGCTTCGACAACGAAACCGTCTGGAACTACGAGGCGGGCATGAAGGCGGAGTTCGCAGAACGGCGCGGTTCGCTCACGGTCGCGGCCTTCTATTCCGACATCGAGAACCTGCAGGCCACCATAGACGCCGGCAGTTGCTCGTCACGAGTGATCGTCAACGTGCCGAAGGCCAAGTCCAGCGGCCTCGAGGCGGAGTTCGCCTTTCGTCTTACCGACGATTTCGACGTGGCGGCCTCGGCCTCCTTGAACAGCGCCAAGCTGAAGTCGAGCGTCAATGATGCGACCGGCGCCCCGATCCAGGGCCTGCGCGACGGCAACCGCCTTCCTACCGTGCCGAAGTTCCAAGCCGCCTTCAGCCTGAACTACGCACACGAACTGCAAGGCGGCTGGACCCCCTTCGCCAACCTCACATGGCAGTATGTCGGCGACCGGTTCACGCAGATCTCCGACCAGGAGAACAACCCGCGGACCGTCACCCTGTTCGGCACCGGGGCGCCCACCGTATCGACGCTGAGCTTCCCGCTGGAGCTGCCGGACTATCAGGTGGTGAACCTGCGCGGCGGCGCGCGCTTCGGCAATTTCGAGGCCGCGGTCTTCGTGCAGAACCTCACCGACGAACGGGCCTTGCTCTCCATCGACCGGGAGCGCGGCCTGCGCGCCCGCTACGGCTACCAGACCAACCAGCCGCGGACGGTGGGCGTGACCCTGCGCCAGACGTTCTAGGAGGCGCTAGCTAGAAGAACTGCGCGAGGTTGCGGCGAATCCGTTCCAGGACGGGTTCGTCGCCCTTCGGCGGCTCGAACGCCTGGCCGGTGATGGTCTCGAAGGCGCGGATATAGACCTCCGAAGTCTCCAGGATCATCGCCTCCGGGATCTCCGGGATCGGGTCCTTGTAGGGGTCGCAGCGCTCCGCCACCCAGGCGCGGACGAAGTCCTTGTCGAAGCTCTCCGGCCGCTCGCCGGCGGCGAAGCGCTGTTCGTAGCTCCCGGCGATCCAGTAGCGGCTGGAGTCGGGGGTGTGGATCTCGTCGGCCAGGATGATTGTCCCGTCGGCGTCGGTCCCGAACTCGTACTTCGTATCGACCAGGATCAGGCCTCGCTTGGCCGCGATCTCCTGCCCCCGGGCGAACAGGGCCAGGGCATAGGTCGAGAGCTGGTCCCACTGGGCCTGGGTGAGCAGGCCCTGGGCGACGATCTCCTCGGGCGTCAGCGGCTCGTCGTGGCCGCCGTCGAAGGCCTTGGAGGTCGGCGTGATGATCGGATGCGGAAGTTTCTGGTTGTCGCGGAGGCCGTCGGGCAAGACGTGGCCGTACATTCGGCGCTGGCCCTGCTTGTAGAGCGTCAGGATCGAGGTGCCGGTGGTTCCCGCCAGGTAGTCGCGGACCACGATCTCCACCGGCAGGATGTCCAGCCGCTTGCCGATCACCACGTTCGGGTCCGGGTAGCCGAGCACGTGATTGGGGCAGATGTCGGCCGTCTTCTCGAACCAGAACCGGGCGGTCTGGGTCAGGACCTGGCCCTTGTAGGGGATGGCCGCCAGGATCCTGTCGAAGGCGCTCAACCGGTCGGAGGCGATGATGATCCGCCGCCCGTCGGGCAGGTCGTAATTGTCCCGCACCTTGCCGAAATAGGCGTTCGGCAGCTCGGGAATGACGGCGTCGCGAAGGACGTGGCGCAGGGCGGAGGAATCCATGGGGCGAGCTTATCGTCCGGCCCTGCCCCGCCCCACAAGTCCTAGTTCACCGGACCGCCATTGCCGAAGGTCTGCGACAGGCGAACCACAGCGGGCAGCAGCAGCACGCCGAGCAGGCACGGGAAGATGAACAGGATCAGCGGCACGGTCAGCTTGACCGGCAGGGCCAGGGCCTTCTCCTCTGCCCGCAGCATCCGCTTCTGGCGCATGTCGCTGGAGAAGATGGTGAGCGTCTCGCCCAGGCTGGTGCCCATGTCTTCGGCCTGGCGCAGCATAGTGGCCAGCGCTCGGGCGTCGTCGATGCCAAGGCGGTCGGCGAAGGTCAGCCAGGCGTCCTTGCGCGACTTTCCGGCCCGAAGCTCCAGGGTCAGCATCCGCAGGTGGATAGTCAGGCGCGGATAGCGCCGCGCGAGCTCGTCGCAGACCCGGGACACTGCGGCGTCGAGGGACAGGCCCGCCTCCACCGAGGCGACCAGCAGGTCGAGCAGGTCGGGGAAGCCGTCGGAATATTCCAGCTCCCGCTCCTTCTGGCGGATCTTTAGGAACCGGTCGGGGCCAAGCAGGGCGACGATCGACAGCGCTCCGGCTACGCTGAGCGGGCCGGTGCCGCCGCCCTTCATGGCGAACGGCAGCAGCAGGATCGTGCCTATGGTCGCGAGCGCCAGCGAGATGGCGCGCGCGCCCAGATAGTAGACGGCGGCGTCGCGGTTGAAGTAGCCGGCCCGCATCAGCCGCATGCGCACGTCGGAGACCTTGGACGGGTCGCTCACCGCCGCCTGCTGGCCCAGGCGGCGCACGCCGGCGATCACGTGGCCGAAGATGCGCACCTCGCCGTGCGCCGCCGCCGGCCGCCCCGCGGCGCCCGGACCCTCGAACCGGGCGCGGCGCTGGGAGCGCACCCGCACCTCGCCGGCCAGCACGAGCAGCCCGCCGACCGCGGCGACCGAAAGCAGGACCAGCGCCACGCCGGTGATCAGGTTCTGGAGCTGAAGCGTGTCCATGCTAGATCCGCATGGCGACCATCTTGCGCATGATGAGGTTGCCGATCACCAGCCAGACAGCGAAACCGGCCAGGGCGATCTGGACGACCGGTTCGTCGATCACGTCGCCATAGAAATCGGGCGCCATGATTGTGATGGCGCCCGCTGCGACCAGCGGCGCGGCGCTGAGGATGGTCGCCGAGACCCGGCCCTCGGAGGTCGCCGCCTTGATCTTCAAGCGCATCCGCTGGCGCTCGCGCACTGTGTTGGCGTTGAGTTTCAGCAGACCCGTCAGGTTGCCCCCCGCCCGCTCCTGCAGGCGCACGGTGGCGGCGAACAGGTCGACGTCGGGATGCTGGCACCGCACGGACATGCGCTCGACCGCCTGCTCCAGGGTGGCGCCATAGGCGATCTCGTCTGCGGCCATGCCGAACTCCGAACCGATGGGGTCGGACATCTCCCGGCCCACCAGGGCGATGGCCGTGGGCACCGGGTGGCCCGCCTCCAGGCTGCGGACGATGATCTCGAGGCCTTGCGGCAACTGCTCGCCGAGCGCCTTCGACCGGCGTCCGGCCATGACCTTGAGGAACATTATCGGGCCGCCCAGACCCGCGACCAGGACGCCGACCGGCGCTGCGATCAGGCTCCTGGTCGCCACGAAGGCCAGGGCAGCGCCGACCACGGCGGCGATGAGCACGGCCAGCAGCCAGCGCCGGGCGTCGTAGGGCACGCCGGAGCGGACGATCAGGGCGCCCAGCCAGAGCCACCCGCCCTTGGCGTCGCCCGAGGCGTTCAGGCCTCGCTGCTTTCGCAGCTCGACCACCAGCTCGGCGATACCGGCGGTGCGCTCGGCGATCAGCAGGCGGCGGTTAACCTTGCGCTTCTGCTGGGCGGTGCGGGCCAGGCCGATCGTCGCCTGGACCGCGGCGAACACCGCGGCGAACACCAGGATCAGATAGACCCAGGAAACGTCGACTTCCATCAGCTCAACGCCCGCGAGGGATCGAAGTGGGCCACGTCATAGGCGATGCCGCGGCGGATCATCTCGTCCAGGCACTTCGGGCGCAGGCCGGTCGCGCGGAATTCGCCATGCACCATCCCATCGGCGGTGGTGTGGGTGCGATTGAAGACGAAGATATCCTGCATCTGCACCACCTGGCCTTCCATGCCGGTGATCTCGGTTACGGCCATAACCTTCCGCTTGCCGTCCGACAGGCGCATCACCTGGACGATCATGCCGATCGCCGAAGCGATCTGACCGCGCATGCTCTCGGGCGTCAGCCGCATGCCGGACATGGCCACCATCTGCTCCAGGCGGGTGATGGCGTCGCGCGGGGTATTGGCGTGGATGGTGGCCATTGAGCCCTCGTGGCCTGTGTTCATGGCCTGGAGCATGTCGAACGCCTCCTCGCCGCGCACCTCGCCCAGGATCACCCGGTCGGGACGCATGCGCAGGGCGTTCTTGACCAGCTCGCGCTGGCGGATCTCGCCCTTACCCTCGATGTTCGGCGGCCGGGTCTCCATGCGCACCACGTGAGGCTGCTGCATCTGGAGCTCGGCGGCGTCCTCGATGGTGATCAGGCGTTCGCCATGGCTGATTGCCGCCGACAGGGCGTTGAGCATGGTGGTCTTGCCCGAGCCGGTGCCGCCCGAGATCACGGTCGAGACCCGCGCCTTGATCGCCCCGTGCAGGAAATCGGCGACGCACTGGGGCATTGCCCCGACATCCACCAGCTTTTCCAGGGTGTAGGGCTTCTTGGAGAACTTCCGGATCGAAACACAGGCGCCGTCGATCGCCACCGGGAAGATGGCGGCATTGACCCGGCTGCCGTCCGGCAGGCGGGCGTCGACCATGGGCGAGCTCTCGTCGATCCGGCGACCCACGCCGGCGACGATGCGATTGACGATACGCAGCAGGTGGTCGTTGTCGCGGAACCTGACCGGGGTCGGTTCCAGTTCGCCGCGGCGCTCCACATAGACCTGGAACGGCCCGTTGATCAGGATGTCGTTGACGCTGTCGTCCTTGAGCAGCGGCTCGATGGGGCCAAGACCCACCATCTCGTCGTGCACCGAGGCGCCCAGTTCCTCCAGTTCGGCGGTGTTGAGCACCAGGCGCTCGTCGCGAGCGAAGTCGGCGACCAGGGACATGACCTGCTTGCGCAGCTCGCCGTCCGCCAGCCTCTCCAGCTTGGAGAGGTCCAACTCCTCGATCAGCCGGGCGTGAAGTTTCATCTTCACGTCCAGCATCTTGTTTTCCGACACCCGCTGGGCGGAGGGCTCCGGCGGCGGCGGGGGCGGCTCGGGGATATCCGGATCGATCGCCGCGGGCGCGGCGGGACGGGTGATGTTGAAGCGGCCCATCAGGCGGCTCTCCGGGACCAGCCGGCGCGACGGTCGGTCACGCCCAGCAGACGGTCGATGAGTACGGCCACATCGCGCACGATCTTGGACTTGGGCCGGTACTGGCTGATCGGCCCGCCCAGATTGACCGAGGCGGCGGCGGCCTCCCAGTCGGAGCTGATGCTGGCCTCGGTCTTGCGCTCCAGCGCCCGCTCGGCCTCCGCCGTCGACGGCGTGGGGCCAAACATGCGACCAGCCAGGCGGTTCAGCACGATGCGGGTCTTGCGGCCCACCGGCAGCGCAGTCTCGATCTCTTCCGAGAGCGACCGGGCGGCCAGCAGGGCCGGCACGGTGAGCTCGGAGATCACCAGCACCTCGTCGGTGCCGGACAGCACCTCCAGAGACCAGGATCGCCGATGGCGCGGCATGTCGATGATCACGAACTCGTAGGCCTCGCAAGCGATCTCCAGGATGCGCAGCACCGCCTCGCGGGAGATCTGATCGAAGGCCATCGGGTCGCGTGGACAGGCCAGCATGTCCAGTCCCTTGGCGACCGGGGTGGTGAAGGCGGCCAGCAGGGCCGCGTCCATCCGCTCTGCCGCCGGGCCGAACTGGGCCAGGCCCATGGCCGGCGACGCCGCCAGGTAGGCGGAGGCCGCGCCATCGGCGAGGTGCAGGTCGATCAGGCAGACCCCCTGCTCCTTGGTGGTGCGGCCCGCGAGGGCGCTGGCGATCTCGATGGCGAGGGTCGTGGCCCCGGCGCCGCCGACCGCGCCGACCACCGCCCAGCACCGCGATCCCTGCCCAGGCGACACCGCCGGTTCCTGCGCCGCGCCGTCGAGCAGGGTGTAGACGGCCGCCTGCAGCTGCTCATCGGAGAACGGCTCCTCCAGCACGTCGGAATGTTTGATTCGCATGAGGGCGCGAACCAGGTTGGCGGGCAGGCGCTGGCCCACCAGCAAGGTCGGAGGCGCGTTGGCCATCGCCGCGAGGCCGGCTATGGCCTCGCCCAGAATCGCGGGGTCGGCGGCGTCCGCGTCGATCAGGATCAGGTCGACCGTGGCCGGCTGGAGATCGACGAGACGCTCCACGCCCGCCAGTTCGAAGGCCGCGCCGAACAGCGGCCCGCGCGCCAGGGGCGCCAGCGTCGTCCCAATGGCCAGGACGCGTCGGCCAAGCAGGCTCCAATGGGTCATCCGCGAGGTCTCGCTACACACTGCATGAGGGTCATCCCCGGGGCGACTTGGCGCTTACCGGCGCGGTCATCGGCTGGTCCAGGGCCTTGCCTTCGAGGATCAGGTCGATGGCGCTGGCCTCCTGCCCCTTGAAGGGGTCGGGTTGGTTTCCTGGGGCAAGGTCGGCGGAGGTGGCCAGCCTCGGCGTCACGATGATCACCAGCTCGGTCTCGGCGCGGCGCCAGCGCGCCGAGCGGAACAGCGACCCCAGGACCGGAACCTCGCCGACACCCGGGAGCTGACGGACCTGGTTGACGTAGTCCTGCTGGAACAGGCCCGCGACCGCGAAGGCCTCGCCGTCCTTCAGCTCAATGGTGGTGTCGGTGCGGCGGACCACCAGGCTGGGAATCTCGAAGCCCTGGATGCGGAGGTTGTTGTTGTGGTCGAGCTGGCTGACCTCGGGCGCGACCTGCAGACGGATCAGGCCGTTGTCCTGGACGGTCGGCAGGAAGTTGAGCTTCACGCCGAACTCACGGAATTCGATGCTGACGGTGTTGAGGCCGGCGGGCACCGGGAACGGGAACTCACCGCCAGCCAGGAAACTCGCCTTCTGGCCGGACAGGGCCACGAGGTTCGGCCGGGCGAGCGTGCGGATCACGCCCTTTTCCTCCAGGGCCGCCAGAGTCAGGTCGACATTGGCCGAGCCGATCGAGCCGGAGAGCCGCAGGGCCCCCTGCGGTGCGGTGTTGCCGATGAGGCCGCTGCCTGTCGCCAGGGCGAAGGAGCCGTTCGAGGCGGTGAGGTTGAAGCCCACGTCCTTCAGGGCCGAGCGGCTGGCCTCCAGGATGCGGACTTCCAGGATCACCTGCTGCGAGGCCCGCACGGTCAGGGCGGTGGTCACCGCCTCGGGGGCGAACCTGTCGGCCAGGATCTTGGCGCGGCCAGCCGCGGCGGTGGTCGAGACCTCCCCGGTGAGCAACAGGCCCTCGCCGAGGTTGCGCACCCTCACGCCCTCGCCGGGCAGGGCCGCGGCGAGATCGGCCTCCAGCGCCTCGGCGTCGTAGCCGACCCGCACGTCGATCACTTCCTGCAGCTGACCGCCGCCGCCGTAGATGAGGAGGTTCGTGGAGCCCAGCGCCTTGCCGCGCACATAGAAGCTGCGGTCCGTAGTGGCGACGATTTGGGCGGTTTCGGGCTGGGCCACCACGATCTTGGAAGCCGGGCTGTCCAGGCGGAAGGACAGCGACTTGTTCCGGGGAACATTGATGGTGCGGCTGCGAGCGGTCTCGCTGACGAACGACTCCGCGGCCGAGGCAGGGGCGGCCGTCATGAGGGCGGCCACCGCGCAGAACGCGCGGGCCGAGGTCTTGGATCGCGACATCACGCGCCCTCTCCTTCGACGATCTTGATGATCGAGCGCGGCGCGGATGGGGCCGCCGCGCGTCGCGGACGGGCCGAGCTCGCGCTCGGCGCGCTTTGAACGGGGCCTCCGACGACGTCGCGCGTCGAGAGCGGGGCGAAGGTTTCGATTTCAGCCTGTCCCGAAGCGCGCAGGGCAAGAGACAGCTCGCCGAGACTGGCGGCGACCGCCAGCTTCTGGGCGTCCTTGACGCTAACCTCGAGGGTGGCGGTGTTGGGGCTGGCGGGCTTGTTGGAAGTGGGATCAGCGTTCAGATCGACCCCGAGAACGCGGGCGTTCTGGATGACCACTTCGGATTCGATGACCTTGTGGGTGTCGTCAGGCGACAGGTCGCGCATCAGCACCACATCGACCCGGTCGCCCGGCAGGGCGTGGCCGCCCACGCCCGAGACATCGGAGACCTTGATCGTATAGGCCCGCAGTCCGTCGGCGATCTCCGCGGCGACCGAGGGCCGCGCGCCGGGGCCGGAAAGCT
This genomic stretch from Phenylobacterium sp. LH3H17 harbors:
- a CDS encoding pyridoxamine 5'-phosphate oxidase family protein; amino-acid sequence: MYHQGNRDLQDAFGSRALADRLEETLRRKVFNEADGAFIAAQSFFFLATADVEGRPDCSFKGGPVGFVQVAAADELIFPDYDGNGMFKSLGNIAANPHVGLLFIAMGEKPQRLRVNGTASVSQDDPRIVGIPGAQLLVKVRPTDIFPNCPRYIPSLQVVEPSTYTPKADAPPVEPAWKSFEAFADVVPPRRR
- a CDS encoding DUF3667 domain-containing protein; translation: MELDAVGGAATGGLIGAAIEKPTGQAGEHSRTCTDCGAEVSGRFCQNCGQPTHVHRTLLHLGEELLHGVMHFDSHIWRTLPLLVLNPGKLTREWVHGKRTRYVSPLAMFLFTVFVMFMLLSFMPTPGQEPDKTTGAAASSGTRLFNAANAVNQAETALNDAPKGTDAASVARRAALQERVDGARAALEEANKAMEDNPTPPDVAALSADWAKEVRAKAESGEWKANTGNKALDDKLNKKLKNPELALYKIQQTFYKFSFLLVPISLPFVAALFLWKRGFTFYDHGVFVLYSLTFMAMLIMVAAAIVRWGGSVGGTAAAVGLWFIIPAHMFAQLKGAYSLGVFSTVWRTFVLLNFCLMTLLLFLFTVIMLGLTG
- a CDS encoding TonB-dependent receptor yields the protein MKTGEDEHGVQSQCAAAQASLLAIIMAMPATAAMAQTDVEELIVTARKRDEALIDVPFSINALSEAKMRERGATNIEELSRNIAGFTVQNLGPGQSQVAIRGISAGQIVRDQPGVKEQVGVYLDESVISLSLFTPDIDLFDLNRVEVLRGPQGTLYGSGSLSGTVRYITNQPNTAEMEGAAEATVNSVRHGEVGGELKGMINIPLTEQAALRIVGFATDFPGFIDAVQPGGATNEDVNGGSRLGFRASLLFQPTENLTITPRIIYQTIDVDGFNRVDVYNYLGNQYTTTRPRVTLGDLEQFTQLQEKFKDEFRLGDVTVRYDFGDVALTSISTFQDRDVLVVRDATALTGSITGGSIGLPEAVFTLDAPLYDETNVKSFTQELRLASDGDGPLQWVVGGFYSNVDRDYSQILDVAGFEAATGIPTAGARAPKDALYYSTVPYKQKQYAVFGEATWTVNERLDVTAGVRYASYEENRILTFDGIFADTTIGVPGATEADDFAPRVIVAYKATDDITFNAQASKGFRLGGINDPLNRPLCSAADFATFNALSKPSFDNETVWNYEAGMKAEFAERRGSLTVAAFYSDIENLQATIDAGSCSSRVIVNVPKAKSSGLEAEFAFRLTDDFDVAASASLNSAKLKSSVNDATGAPIQGLRDGNRLPTVPKFQAAFSLNYAHELQGGWTPFANLTWQYVGDRFTQISDQENNPRTVTLFGTGAPTVSTLSFPLELPDYQVVNLRGGARFGNFEAAVFVQNLTDERALLSIDRERGLRARYGYQTNQPRTVGVTLRQTF
- a CDS encoding phosphoribosylaminoimidazolesuccinocarboxamide synthase is translated as MDSSALRHVLRDAVIPELPNAYFGKVRDNYDLPDGRRIIIASDRLSAFDRILAAIPYKGQVLTQTARFWFEKTADICPNHVLGYPDPNVVIGKRLDILPVEIVVRDYLAGTTGTSILTLYKQGQRRMYGHVLPDGLRDNQKLPHPIITPTSKAFDGGHDEPLTPEEIVAQGLLTQAQWDQLSTYALALFARGQEIAAKRGLILVDTKYEFGTDADGTIILADEIHTPDSSRYWIAGSYEQRFAAGERPESFDKDFVRAWVAERCDPYKDPIPEIPEAMILETSEVYIRAFETITGQAFEPPKGDEPVLERIRRNLAQFF
- a CDS encoding type II secretion system F family protein, producing MDTLQLQNLITGVALVLLSVAAVGGLLVLAGEVRVRSQRRARFEGPGAAGRPAAAHGEVRIFGHVIAGVRRLGQQAAVSDPSKVSDVRMRLMRAGYFNRDAAVYYLGARAISLALATIGTILLLPFAMKGGGTGPLSVAGALSIVALLGPDRFLKIRQKERELEYSDGFPDLLDLLVASVEAGLSLDAAVSRVCDELARRYPRLTIHLRMLTLELRAGKSRKDAWLTFADRLGIDDARALATMLRQAEDMGTSLGETLTIFSSDMRQKRMLRAEEKALALPVKLTVPLILFIFPCLLGVLLLPAVVRLSQTFGNGGPVN
- a CDS encoding type II secretion system F family protein, translated to MEVDVSWVYLILVFAAVFAAVQATIGLARTAQQKRKVNRRLLIAERTAGIAELVVELRKQRGLNASGDAKGGWLWLGALIVRSGVPYDARRWLLAVLIAAVVGAALAFVATRSLIAAPVGVLVAGLGGPIMFLKVMAGRRSKALGEQLPQGLEIIVRSLEAGHPVPTAIALVGREMSDPIGSEFGMAADEIAYGATLEQAVERMSVRCQHPDVDLFAATVRLQERAGGNLTGLLKLNANTVRERQRMRLKIKAATSEGRVSATILSAAPLVAAGAITIMAPDFYGDVIDEPVVQIALAGFAVWLVIGNLIMRKMVAMRI
- a CDS encoding CpaF family protein; translation: MGRFNITRPAAPAAIDPDIPEPPPPPPEPSAQRVSENKMLDVKMKLHARLIEELDLSKLERLADGELRKQVMSLVADFARDERLVLNTAELEELGASVHDEMVGLGPIEPLLKDDSVNDILINGPFQVYVERRGELEPTPVRFRDNDHLLRIVNRIVAGVGRRIDESSPMVDARLPDGSRVNAAIFPVAIDGACVSIRKFSKKPYTLEKLVDVGAMPQCVADFLHGAIKARVSTVISGGTGSGKTTMLNALSAAISHGERLITIEDAAELQMQQPHVVRMETRPPNIEGKGEIRQRELVKNALRMRPDRVILGEVRGEEAFDMLQAMNTGHEGSMATIHANTPRDAITRLEQMVAMSGMRLTPESMRGQIASAIGMIVQVMRLSDGKRKVMAVTEITGMEGQVVQMQDIFVFNRTHTTADGMVHGEFRATGLRPKCLDEMIRRGIAYDVAHFDPSRALS
- a CDS encoding type II and III secretion system protein family protein, with the protein product MSRSKTSARAFCAVAALMTAAPASAAESFVSETARSRTINVPRNKSLSFRLDSPASKIVVAQPETAQIVATTDRSFYVRGKALGSTNLLIYGGGGQLQEVIDVRVGYDAEALEADLAAALPGEGVRVRNLGEGLLLTGEVSTTAAAGRAKILADRFAPEAVTTALTVRASQQVILEVRILEASRSALKDVGFNLTASNGSFALATGSGLIGNTAPQGALRLSGSIGSANVDLTLAALEEKGVIRTLARPNLVALSGQKASFLAGGEFPFPVPAGLNTVSIEFREFGVKLNFLPTVQDNGLIRLQVAPEVSQLDHNNNLRIQGFEIPSLVVRRTDTTIELKDGEAFAVAGLFQQDYVNQVRQLPGVGEVPVLGSLFRSARWRRAETELVIIVTPRLATSADLAPGNQPDPFKGQEASAIDLILEGKALDQPMTAPVSAKSPRG
- the cpaB gene encoding Flp pilus assembly protein CpaB; the encoded protein is MRVVTIASLGASAALGLGALVVAKVMLPAQGNVAQAAGQSPMANAVSVVVASRAIKYGERLDAARLTVVRMPRDAAPAGAFTTVAQVLAQDHGGAPVALTPIAIREAVLPAKLSGPGARPSVAAEIADGLRAYTIKVSDVSGVGGHALPGDRVDVVLMRDLSPDDTHKVIESEVVIQNARVLGVDLNADPTSNKPASPNTATLEVSVKDAQKLAVAASLGELSLALRASGQAEIETFAPLSTRDVVGGPVQSAPSASSARPRRAAAPSAPRSIIKIVEGEGA